In a genomic window of Methanosarcina horonobensis HB-1 = JCM 15518:
- a CDS encoding PAS domain S-box protein, with protein MKGQLRKSGIDIIGDVPWGTHFCQFYQTKEDLIEILVPYFKAGLENNEFCMWVTSEPLETEEAKEVLKRAVPDLDIYLDRGQIEIIPETCFYVKEGVFNPERILNCWIEKINLALANGYDGLRLTGNTFWLEKKDWNNFVDYEEEVDGIISSFKIIALCTYSLDRCNTTEIIDVVTNHQFTLIRREGKWEQIESPKSKKAEEAAVQATKNWEYTFDAVPDLIAILDNKYRIVRANRAMAAKLGITPKECVGLTCYSTIHGTDEPPAFCPYRQMLMDELEHTEEVREDSLDGDFIVSVSPLHNSEGKLTGCIHVARDITERKQLEKQTRWRAEEVETIMEVVPVAICIGHDPQSHNITGNRMANELYEAEVGENVSANITSVRRFFRKGRELTANELPMQEAALKDIDVHDVEFDVLLPSGERRVLLGSASPLHDADGCVRGSVGAFIDITERKKVEEALRESEEKYRNLIETANEGIWVLEWILDAEARTTYVNKKMAEMLGYSREEIIGKSVRDFTDEKDKAVFEMNMKRRRQGINESYEFKLLRKDGLPLWVLVNSKSLFDKYGKLIGSMSMLTDITGRKEAETKLKETLDNLEKLVKERTIELEKAYKSLKESEKGLAEAQKMAHIGNWEWNVVTGEAFWSDELYRIFERSLQELAPLYDEYLSYVHPDDRDCVVDACKRAMNGEPCNIEHRIILANREERTVHKRSKAVFDEENNPVRIKGIIQDITERKKAEQALELSEERHRIITEQTGQLVYDYNVEKDVVDLAGNIEEVTGFTPDELGIINLDFWISRIHPGDLNKFLENHKRQFGSNRSSYRTEYRFRKKNGEYVYLEDNWTFLRNEKTTISRILGVIKDITERKHAEITLANIETARKKEIHHRIKNNLQVISSLLDLQAENFKFREHIEDSEVLKAFRESQDRVISIALIHEELHEGRGNDKLSFSPYLHRLVKNLFQTYTLGNTYISLNMDLEENVFFDMDTAVPLGLIVNELVSNSLKYAFRDKDKGIIQIRLSREKSREPTSDSHRSKVKGYEDKSFILTVSDNGIGVPEGFSMENSGTLGLQLVTTLVDQLDGELELKKGSGTEFVIKFTILEKK; from the coding sequence ATGAAAGGACAACTGAGGAAATCTGGAATTGACATTATTGGGGATGTGCCGTGGGGGACTCATTTCTGCCAGTTTTACCAGACAAAAGAAGATTTGATAGAGATACTTGTCCCTTATTTTAAAGCAGGGCTGGAAAATAACGAATTTTGCATGTGGGTCACTTCAGAACCTCTGGAAACAGAGGAGGCTAAAGAAGTCCTGAAAAGAGCTGTCCCTGACCTTGATATTTATCTGGATAGAGGGCAGATTGAGATTATTCCAGAAACTTGTTTTTATGTAAAAGAAGGTGTCTTCAACCCGGAGAGAATCTTAAACTGCTGGATTGAAAAAATTAATTTGGCGCTGGCCAATGGTTATGACGGTTTGAGATTGACAGGGAATACTTTTTGGCTGGAAAAAAAGGATTGGAATAATTTCGTTGATTATGAAGAAGAAGTGGACGGAATTATCAGTAGCTTTAAGATAATAGCTCTGTGTACTTATTCTCTCGATAGATGCAATACAACCGAAATAATCGATGTTGTTACCAACCATCAATTCACTTTAATTAGAAGAGAAGGAAAATGGGAGCAGATAGAAAGTCCTAAAAGCAAGAAAGCAGAAGAAGCAGCTGTTCAGGCCACAAAAAACTGGGAATATACTTTTGATGCTGTCCCGGACCTGATAGCCATACTAGATAACAAATATCGGATTGTCCGTGCGAACAGGGCAATGGCGGCAAAACTGGGCATAACACCTAAAGAGTGTGTGGGTTTAACCTGTTATAGTACTATTCATGGGACGGACGAACCACCCGCTTTTTGTCCATACAGGCAGATGCTTATGGACGAGCTTGAACACACCGAAGAAGTTCGCGAAGATTCCCTGGATGGCGATTTTATAGTAAGCGTCTCGCCATTACATAATTCGGAAGGAAAGCTCACCGGATGTATTCATGTTGCCCGTGATATTACCGAGCGCAAACAGCTGGAAAAGCAAACTCGCTGGCGAGCCGAAGAAGTCGAAACGATAATGGAAGTGGTACCTGTTGCCATCTGTATCGGACACGACCCGCAAAGTCACAATATTACTGGCAATCGGATGGCAAATGAACTCTACGAGGCTGAAGTCGGGGAAAATGTCTCGGCGAACATCACATCCGTACGGCGCTTTTTCCGGAAAGGCCGTGAGTTGACAGCAAACGAATTGCCCATGCAAGAAGCCGCCTTGAAAGATATAGATGTGCACGATGTGGAATTTGATGTGCTGCTGCCTAGCGGGGAACGGCGGGTACTTCTGGGATCAGCCAGCCCACTGCACGATGCAGACGGGTGTGTGCGCGGTAGCGTCGGCGCGTTTATAGACATAACTGAGCGAAAGAAAGTAGAAGAGGCGCTGCGCGAGAGTGAGGAAAAATACCGCAATCTCATTGAGACAGCAAATGAGGGCATATGGGTACTTGAATGGATACTTGACGCTGAAGCCAGGACTACTTATGTTAATAAGAAAATGGCAGAGATGTTAGGATACAGTCGGGAGGAAATAATTGGCAAATCTGTACGAGACTTCACCGATGAAAAGGATAAAGCTGTTTTCGAGATGAATATGAAAAGGAGGCGGCAGGGCATCAATGAGAGCTATGAATTCAAACTATTACGTAAAGATGGCTTGCCGTTATGGGTTCTTGTAAATTCTAAATCCCTTTTTGATAAGTATGGCAAGCTTATAGGTTCTATGAGCATGCTCACCGACATTACCGGGCGGAAAGAAGCAGAAACCAAACTTAAAGAAACACTTGACAATCTGGAAAAACTGGTTAAAGAACGTACAATAGAGCTTGAAAAGGCTTATAAGTCTTTGAAAGAAAGCGAAAAAGGCCTTGCTGAAGCTCAAAAAATGGCTCATATCGGGAATTGGGAATGGAATGTTGTAACTGGTGAAGCATTCTGGTCCGATGAATTATATCGTATTTTTGAACGTAGTCTTCAAGAATTAGCACCACTTTATGATGAATATTTGAGTTATGTGCACCCTGACGATCGAGACTGTGTAGTTGATGCCTGTAAGAGAGCTATGAACGGAGAACCTTGCAATATTGAACACAGGATTATCTTAGCTAACAGGGAAGAACGCACTGTCCATAAACGATCCAAAGCTGTTTTTGATGAAGAAAATAATCCTGTCCGAATAAAGGGAATAATCCAGGACATTACCGAGCGTAAGAAAGCTGAGCAAGCGCTTGAATTAAGCGAAGAGAGACACCGTATAATAACAGAGCAGACAGGACAGTTAGTATACGATTATAATGTGGAGAAAGATGTTGTTGATCTGGCAGGCAATATTGAAGAAGTTACAGGGTTTACTCCTGATGAACTTGGAATTATTAACCTGGATTTCTGGATTTCCCGTATTCATCCGGGAGATCTGAATAAGTTCCTGGAAAACCATAAAAGACAATTCGGATCAAATAGAAGTTCTTACAGAACAGAGTACCGTTTTAGAAAAAAGAACGGAGAATATGTTTATCTTGAAGATAACTGGACCTTCCTCAGAAATGAAAAAACCACTATAAGCAGAATTCTTGGGGTAATTAAAGATATTACGGAAAGGAAACACGCAGAAATAACTCTTGCGAACATCGAAACTGCCCGCAAAAAGGAAATACACCACAGGATTAAGAATAATCTTCAGGTTATCTCTTCTCTCCTGGACCTCCAGGCTGAAAATTTCAAATTCAGGGAACATATTGAGGATTCGGAAGTCCTGAAAGCTTTTCGGGAAAGCCAGGACAGAGTAATATCCATTGCCCTGATTCATGAAGAGCTTCACGAAGGTAGGGGGAATGACAAACTGAGTTTTTCACCATACCTTCATAGACTTGTCAAAAACCTTTTCCAGACCTACACTCTTGGGAATACATATATCAGTTTAAATATGGATCTGGAAGAGAATGTTTTCTTTGATATGGATACTGCCGTTCCGCTGGGACTGATTGTGAACGAACTTGTTTCCAACTCCCTTAAGTACGCGTTTCGAGACAAAGATAAAGGAATTATCCAGATAAGGTTGAGCAGGGAAAAAAGCAGAGAACCTACAAGCGACAGCCACAGAAGCAAAGTAAAGGGATATGAGGATAAGAGTTTTATCTTAACTGTTTCGGACAATGGAATAGGTGTGCCTGAAGGCTTTAGTATGGAAAACTCTGGTACTCTTGGCTTACAACTGGTAACTACTCTTGTAGACCAGCTGGATGGAGAACTTGAATTGAAAAAGGGTTCTGGAACTGAATTCGTTATAAAGTTCACAATATTAGAGAAAAAATAA
- a CDS encoding adenosylhomocysteinase, whose product MTEKELIESGNMKMEWARNHMPVLAIIREKFEEEKPLKGLKVGMALHVEAKTAVLVETLAAGGAQVAISGCNPLSTQDDVAAALDTRKNISCFARYGCCTSEYYEAIDKVLDIEPDITIDDGADLIFKLHKERPQMLPKILGGCEETTTGVHRLHAMEKDGALKMPVIAVNDAMTKYLFDNRYGTGQSAWDGINRTTNLLVAGKDVVVAGYGWCGRGVAMRAAGLGASVIVTEVDPIRALEARMDGHRVMKMAEAAKIGDLFVTATGNRDILTADHFKVMKDGAILANSGHFNVEIDMEALASLAKSTRTVRHNIKEYDIGNRRINVIAEGRLVNLAAGDGHPAEVMDMSFANQALCVRYIAENRLLNGVHGVPRELDTYVAKLKLESMGIGTDELTSKQECYMSGWECGT is encoded by the coding sequence ATGACAGAAAAAGAACTCATAGAATCCGGAAACATGAAAATGGAATGGGCAAGAAACCATATGCCGGTGCTTGCCATCATCAGAGAAAAATTTGAGGAAGAAAAACCTCTCAAAGGGCTTAAGGTAGGGATGGCACTGCACGTAGAAGCAAAAACCGCAGTCCTTGTCGAGACCCTGGCTGCAGGCGGTGCACAGGTTGCAATTTCAGGTTGCAATCCCCTGAGCACACAGGATGATGTGGCAGCTGCTCTCGACACCCGGAAAAACATAAGCTGTTTTGCGAGATACGGGTGCTGCACGAGCGAATATTACGAAGCAATCGACAAAGTCCTTGACATTGAGCCTGACATCACAATCGATGATGGGGCAGACCTCATATTCAAGCTCCACAAAGAAAGACCGCAGATGCTCCCGAAGATCCTCGGAGGTTGCGAAGAAACAACCACTGGGGTGCACAGGCTTCATGCCATGGAAAAAGACGGTGCACTGAAGATGCCTGTAATAGCAGTAAACGATGCAATGACCAAGTACCTTTTTGACAACCGCTACGGGACAGGACAGTCAGCCTGGGACGGGATCAACCGGACCACAAACCTCCTTGTGGCAGGTAAAGATGTTGTTGTTGCAGGCTACGGCTGGTGCGGACGCGGAGTTGCAATGCGGGCTGCAGGCCTCGGAGCAAGTGTAATCGTTACCGAAGTAGACCCAATACGAGCACTTGAAGCCAGGATGGACGGGCACAGGGTTATGAAAATGGCAGAGGCTGCAAAAATCGGAGACCTCTTTGTAACTGCAACCGGAAACCGCGATATTCTTACAGCCGACCACTTCAAGGTAATGAAGGACGGGGCAATTCTTGCAAACTCAGGTCACTTCAATGTTGAAATCGACATGGAAGCCCTTGCATCCCTTGCAAAATCCACCAGGACTGTAAGGCACAACATAAAAGAATACGACATCGGCAACCGGCGCATTAACGTAATAGCAGAAGGCAGACTCGTAAACCTGGCTGCTGGTGACGGGCATCCTGCCGAAGTCATGGACATGAGTTTTGCAAACCAGGCACTCTGTGTACGTTACATTGCAGAAAACAGGCTTTTGAACGGAGTCCACGGAGTCCCGAGAGAACTTGATACCTATGTGGCAAAACTGAAGCTTGAATCTATGGGAATTGGCACGGACGAACTCACATCCAAGCAGGAATGCTACATGAGCGGCTGGGAGTGCGGGACGTAA
- a CDS encoding amidohydrolase family protein: MADVIIKNAYVLTMNPDAGDLKNGTIVIEDGKITEIGEKTKESAETVIDAKGSVVMPGLVNTHTHAAMTLFRGYADDLQLADWLENHVWPAEAQLTAEDVYKGSLLACLEMIRSGTTSFADMYFFMDETAKAVELSGLRASLSHGLIELWNKEKGETDLKEGKRFVRAWQGAAGGRIKTMYGPHAPNTCSEEFLAKVKEEARKDGAGLHIHVLETEAELLAMKEKYGKCSVHMLDDIGFFGPDVLAAHCVWLSDGDIEILRKRGVNVSHNPVSNMKLASGIAPVHKMLERGVNVSLGTDGCASNNNLDLFEEMKTAALLHKVSTCSPTALPAHQVLKMATVNGAKALGTETGMLKAGMKADIVIVDMKKPHLTPCFDVTSHLVYSAKGSDVRTTIVDGKILMDDYKVLVLDEQKVIEEAQKAAEELVARVNA, encoded by the coding sequence ATGGCTGATGTAATAATAAAAAATGCTTATGTTTTAACAATGAACCCTGATGCGGGAGACCTGAAAAACGGAACCATTGTAATTGAAGACGGAAAAATCACGGAAATTGGGGAGAAAACAAAAGAAAGTGCTGAAACCGTGATTGATGCAAAAGGTTCGGTTGTAATGCCAGGGCTTGTAAACACGCATACCCATGCAGCAATGACCCTATTCCGGGGTTATGCAGATGACCTGCAGCTTGCGGATTGGCTTGAGAATCACGTCTGGCCTGCCGAAGCTCAGCTTACAGCAGAAGATGTGTATAAAGGAAGCCTGCTTGCCTGTCTCGAGATGATCAGATCCGGAACTACTTCTTTTGCAGATATGTATTTCTTTATGGACGAGACTGCAAAAGCCGTTGAGCTATCCGGGCTTCGGGCCTCACTTTCCCACGGCCTGATCGAGCTATGGAACAAAGAAAAAGGGGAAACCGACCTTAAAGAAGGAAAACGCTTTGTTAGAGCCTGGCAGGGAGCTGCAGGCGGCAGGATAAAGACAATGTACGGACCCCATGCCCCGAATACATGTTCTGAGGAATTTCTTGCAAAGGTAAAAGAAGAGGCCAGAAAAGACGGAGCAGGTCTCCATATCCATGTCCTTGAAACCGAAGCCGAACTGCTGGCAATGAAAGAAAAGTACGGGAAGTGTTCGGTGCATATGCTCGACGATATAGGGTTTTTCGGACCTGACGTACTTGCCGCCCACTGCGTATGGCTTTCTGACGGAGATATAGAAATTTTAAGGAAAAGAGGAGTAAACGTATCTCACAACCCTGTAAGCAACATGAAACTCGCATCCGGAATTGCACCCGTCCATAAGATGCTTGAAAGAGGAGTGAATGTCAGCCTCGGGACTGATGGCTGTGCCTCAAACAATAACCTTGACCTGTTTGAAGAAATGAAAACTGCTGCCCTTCTGCATAAAGTTAGCACATGCAGCCCTACTGCCCTTCCAGCTCACCAGGTACTGAAGATGGCAACCGTTAATGGGGCAAAGGCTCTTGGAACGGAAACCGGCATGTTAAAGGCGGGAATGAAGGCAGATATAGTCATAGTTGACATGAAAAAACCGCACCTTACTCCCTGCTTTGATGTTACTTCCCACCTGGTGTATTCCGCAAAAGGAAGCGATGTTAGGACAACAATAGTGGATGGAAAAATCCTTATGGACGACTACAAAGTTCTGGTGCTGGATGAGCAGAAAGTTATTGAAGAAGCTCAAAAAGCCGCAGAAGAGCTTGTAGCAAGGGTAAATGCCTGA
- a CDS encoding ABC transporter ATP-binding protein, producing the protein MKTDLLHMTISELRKMMPWIEDYFSSFAIDPVQFGNRKLEELGSIPGEDYFIEKGSSYLTFIDGFFLFIEQARALQQGSGSTVESLTVLPGRNKNGEKEALSVELKRGEVTAIVGPTGSGKSRLLADIESLAQEDTPTGRKILVNGRAPGDEERFSTEGRFIAQLSQNMNFVMDLSVEEFLTLHAESRMVDEVSRIVQKIYDTANILAGEPFSRETPVTELSGGQSRALMIADTALLSPASVVLIDEIENAGVDKVRSLELLVSNNKIILISTHDPLLALSADQRLVIQNGGISKLLKTTPDEKRYLKSLEKIDSKLTLLRNQLRRGEEIDFSDLLA; encoded by the coding sequence TTGAAGACAGATTTGCTTCACATGACGATAAGTGAACTCAGGAAGATGATGCCCTGGATAGAGGATTACTTCTCTTCATTTGCAATTGATCCTGTGCAGTTCGGGAACAGAAAACTGGAAGAGCTGGGTTCGATCCCTGGTGAAGATTATTTTATAGAGAAGGGAAGCAGCTATCTCACCTTTATTGATGGTTTCTTTCTATTTATTGAGCAGGCAAGAGCTCTTCAACAGGGAAGCGGGTCCACAGTTGAATCCCTGACCGTGCTCCCAGGACGTAATAAGAACGGTGAAAAAGAGGCCCTTTCGGTAGAACTAAAAAGGGGTGAGGTGACAGCAATTGTCGGTCCGACAGGCTCAGGCAAGTCACGTCTTCTGGCTGATATTGAATCTCTGGCTCAGGAGGATACTCCTACCGGACGCAAAATATTGGTTAACGGCCGAGCTCCGGGTGATGAGGAGCGTTTCTCAACTGAGGGACGTTTTATCGCACAGCTTTCACAGAACATGAACTTTGTCATGGATCTCAGTGTCGAGGAGTTTCTGACCCTGCATGCCGAGAGCCGTATGGTTGATGAGGTATCCCGTATTGTTCAGAAAATATATGACACTGCAAACATCCTGGCAGGAGAACCTTTCAGCAGGGAAACTCCTGTTACTGAGCTTTCAGGAGGACAATCACGTGCTCTGATGATTGCAGATACCGCACTTCTCAGTCCGGCATCCGTCGTCCTGATCGATGAGATTGAGAATGCCGGAGTCGACAAGGTGAGGTCTCTGGAGCTTCTGGTAAGTAACAACAAGATCATTTTAATCAGTACTCATGACCCTCTTCTGGCTCTATCGGCAGATCAGCGGCTGGTCATTCAAAATGGCGGGATTTCAAAACTTTTGAAAACCACACCGGATGAGAAGAGGTACCTGAAGAGCCTCGAAAAAATAGATAGCAAACTTACTCTTCTCCGAAATCAGTTGAGAAGGGGTGAAGAAATTGATTTCAGTGATCTTCTGGCGTAG
- a CDS encoding HD domain-containing protein yields the protein MNLIEKTREFAATFHEGEPSSHDMSHINRVEALCSGIQKEEGGDILTLQLAALLHDVGVIKEHEEGGDHALYSAEIASEFLGRAGVEEKTIEAVTYCIQNHRFSGGKIPETIEARILQDADRLDALGAIGIFRAVLSMGALRMLKHMTGLDKGSSKKTVYRENPVEGFNEYMHYKPFTIPEKLNTDTAKRIAEERLKIMRLYLEALNLETETDKQKP from the coding sequence ATGAATCTTATAGAAAAAACGAGGGAATTTGCAGCTACTTTTCATGAAGGAGAGCCAAGTTCCCACGATATGTCCCACATAAACCGCGTGGAAGCCCTCTGCAGTGGAATCCAGAAAGAAGAAGGAGGAGACATTCTCACACTCCAGCTCGCAGCTCTTTTGCATGATGTAGGGGTTATCAAAGAACATGAGGAAGGAGGAGACCATGCACTCTACAGTGCAGAGATAGCCTCCGAATTCCTGGGCAGAGCAGGCGTTGAGGAAAAGACTATTGAAGCTGTGACATACTGCATCCAGAATCACAGATTCAGCGGAGGAAAAATTCCGGAAACAATAGAAGCAAGAATCCTTCAGGATGCAGACAGGCTTGATGCCCTGGGAGCAATAGGAATCTTCAGGGCTGTCCTTTCAATGGGTGCTCTCAGGATGCTGAAGCACATGACAGGACTGGATAAGGGAAGCTCAAAAAAGACTGTTTATAGAGAGAACCCTGTTGAAGGTTTTAACGAGTACATGCATTATAAGCCTTTTACTATTCCTGAGAAGTTAAACACTGATACTGCGAAAAGGATTGCAGAAGAAAGGCTTAAGATAATGCGCCTCTACCTTGAGGCTCTGAACCTTGAAACCGAGACTGACAAGCAGAAACCCTGA
- a CDS encoding GTP-binding protein: MKLVTVAGPPSSGKTSIIIKTIGELRHKGFTIGVVKFDCLSAQDEEIYSAHNISVRTGLSRGLCPDHFFVSNIEEALRWAKEKKFDFLITESAGLCNRCSPHIKDVLAICVIDNLSGVNTPKKIGPMLKLADIVVITKGDIVSQAEREVFAYRVRQVNPRGMIVQINGVTGQGSFYLAKLVEKTSTIETLQGATLRFTMPGALCSYCLGERKIGDDRQIGVSKLVNFRGEVDCEEKNRLRGEE, from the coding sequence GTGAAGCTTGTTACGGTAGCAGGTCCTCCGTCATCAGGAAAAACCAGTATCATTATCAAGACCATCGGAGAGCTCAGGCACAAAGGCTTCACAATCGGTGTGGTCAAATTTGATTGTCTCTCGGCTCAGGATGAGGAGATATATTCTGCTCACAATATTTCGGTCAGGACCGGTCTCTCAAGAGGGCTCTGTCCCGATCACTTTTTTGTAAGCAATATTGAAGAAGCCCTCAGGTGGGCAAAAGAGAAGAAGTTTGATTTCCTGATTACCGAGAGTGCCGGTCTCTGCAACCGTTGTTCTCCCCATATTAAGGATGTTCTGGCAATCTGTGTTATTGATAACCTGAGTGGGGTCAACACACCCAAAAAAATCGGCCCAATGTTAAAACTTGCAGACATTGTTGTTATTACTAAAGGGGACATTGTCTCCCAGGCAGAGCGTGAGGTCTTTGCATACAGGGTCAGGCAGGTTAACCCCAGGGGAATGATAGTTCAGATTAATGGTGTTACAGGACAGGGCAGTTTCTATCTTGCAAAACTCGTAGAAAAAACTTCTACAATTGAAACCCTTCAGGGAGCCACACTTCGATTTACCATGCCCGGAGCTCTATGTTCATACTGTCTTGGAGAGAGAAAAATCGGGGATGACAGGCAGATTGGTGTTTCAAAGCTGGTAAATTTCAGAGGAGAAGTAGATTGCGAGGAGAAGAATAGATTGCGAGGAGAAGAGTAG
- a CDS encoding ABC transporter substrate-binding protein: MKAIDETMSIYQILSEYPFLLKIFKQHGMEKFENREVLESLGPLLKLKTALSMVSVNKDSFIELLNKAVLDSEAKGDFTLEDSPERQKELTLLALLPCGMKMPFNRAFDDFSAEYGRQMNNVLHSLVEGNVNHELSYYAYIDSVTSIDELPDIIISSDINSFYHKPFRENFLNKEYFVSLNPSPMNTDLESIGFADPCGQFTMISANLLVLVTIDELMKDNTRPESWEDLLKDEFRNRVIMRGQDGFFCNGVLLPFYRMYGMEGIEKLASSVYTGLHPSEMVKMIDSKKDNVPPMYIMPYFFAKKIQDKSRITINIPSEGAIVSPVQMLVKKSAVERVKEITDFFCGKEFAEISARAFFPTTNPEVDNNLEGINSLYWLGWDFLMNTDIGTLKKEVEKVFNKQFRETGGVV, encoded by the coding sequence ATGAAAGCAATTGACGAAACAATGAGTATATACCAGATCTTAAGCGAATATCCTTTTTTACTAAAAATATTCAAACAGCATGGAATGGAGAAATTTGAAAACAGGGAAGTTCTTGAAAGTCTTGGTCCCTTACTAAAATTGAAAACAGCCCTGTCAATGGTATCGGTAAATAAGGACTCTTTTATTGAGCTTCTGAATAAGGCTGTTCTGGACAGTGAAGCAAAAGGAGATTTTACCCTTGAAGATTCCCCCGAACGACAAAAAGAGCTGACCCTTCTTGCCCTTTTGCCCTGCGGCATGAAGATGCCCTTTAACCGTGCATTTGACGACTTTTCAGCTGAATACGGCAGACAAATGAATAATGTTCTCCATTCTCTTGTAGAAGGTAATGTCAATCACGAGCTCTCCTATTATGCCTATATCGATTCGGTTACATCGATTGACGAACTGCCGGACATAATTATCAGTTCCGATATAAACAGCTTTTACCACAAACCCTTCAGGGAGAATTTCCTCAATAAGGAGTACTTTGTAAGTCTTAACCCATCCCCCATGAACACTGATCTGGAGTCCATCGGTTTTGCCGATCCCTGCGGCCAGTTTACCATGATCTCTGCAAACCTTCTTGTTCTGGTTACAATAGATGAGCTCATGAAGGACAATACCAGACCGGAATCCTGGGAAGATCTCTTAAAAGACGAATTCCGGAACAGGGTTATTATGCGGGGACAGGACGGTTTTTTCTGCAATGGAGTACTGCTCCCTTTTTACCGGATGTACGGTATGGAGGGAATTGAAAAGCTTGCTTCTTCAGTATATACGGGACTCCATCCATCCGAGATGGTTAAAATGATAGACAGTAAAAAAGATAATGTACCGCCCATGTATATCATGCCTTACTTCTTTGCTAAGAAAATTCAGGACAAATCCCGGATTACAATCAATATCCCTTCGGAAGGAGCTATTGTAAGCCCTGTACAGATGCTGGTTAAAAAAAGTGCTGTAGAACGTGTTAAGGAGATTACGGATTTCTTCTGTGGAAAAGAGTTTGCGGAAATCTCTGCCAGAGCCTTTTTCCCGACAACAAACCCTGAAGTTGATAACAATCTTGAAGGAATCAACTCACTCTATTGGCTGGGCTGGGACTTCCTGATGAATACAGATATAGGAACCCTTAAAAAAGAGGTTGAAAAGGTTTTCAATAAACAGTTCAGGGAGACCGGAGGTGTTGTGTGA
- a CDS encoding 4-phosphopantoate--beta-alanine ligase produces the protein MTDIPQDHPRYESLLAREKVAAGVKMGITSIQGLIAQGRGESFDYLIGERSTESALYAERAAVAALLLAENPVISVNGNVAALAPEKVVALADITGAKIEVNLFHRTDTRVHLIIEHLKASGASEVLGKNPDASLDLSHDRRLVSSKGIYTADVVLVPLEDGDRCEKLVKMGKTVITIDLNPLSRTSRTATISIVDNVTRALGNMAKLAQEMKKEKKEELVKLITSYDNKKAIAGAISEIQEHLKTMIAEVEY, from the coding sequence ATGACAGATATACCTCAAGACCACCCTAGATACGAATCCTTGCTCGCCCGTGAAAAGGTTGCAGCCGGGGTAAAAATGGGAATCACAAGTATCCAGGGGCTTATTGCCCAGGGGAGAGGCGAGAGCTTTGATTACCTTATAGGGGAAAGAAGCACCGAATCTGCCCTGTATGCAGAGAGGGCTGCAGTTGCTGCACTTCTTCTGGCAGAAAATCCGGTTATTTCAGTAAATGGTAACGTCGCAGCCCTGGCTCCGGAAAAAGTCGTTGCCCTGGCAGACATTACCGGTGCCAAGATTGAAGTAAATCTTTTCCACAGAACCGACACCCGGGTACACCTAATAATAGAACATCTGAAGGCGAGTGGGGCTTCCGAAGTGCTTGGAAAGAATCCTGACGCAAGCCTTGACCTATCTCATGACAGAAGGCTTGTGAGCAGCAAAGGGATCTATACAGCAGATGTTGTACTTGTTCCCCTTGAGGATGGGGACCGCTGCGAGAAACTTGTTAAAATGGGAAAAACTGTCATAACAATAGACCTGAACCCTCTTTCACGGACCTCCAGAACAGCTACAATATCAATTGTAGACAACGTTACAAGGGCTCTCGGAAACATGGCAAAACTCGCGCAGGAGATGAAAAAGGAGAAAAAAGAAGAGCTTGTGAAACTGATAACCAGTTACGATAACAAAAAAGCCATCGCAGGTGCGATTTCTGAAATTCAGGAACATCTCAAAACAATGATTGCAGAAGTAGAATATTGA